From Candidatus Deferrimicrobium sp., a single genomic window includes:
- a CDS encoding AI-2E family transporter, with protein ANYLTPILVGGEVRLNATASTVALLFFGWLWGGMGLVLGIPILAVLKCIFDNIPSTRRIGLFFGK; from the coding sequence GGCGAACTACCTCACTCCGATTCTGGTGGGCGGAGAGGTGCGGCTGAATGCGACCGCCTCGACGGTGGCCCTGCTCTTCTTCGGCTGGCTGTGGGGGGGGATGGGGCTGGTGCTGGGGATCCCGATCCTGGCCGTCCTGAAATGCATCTTCGACAACATCCCGTCCACGCGGCGGATCGGCTTGTTTTTCGG